From Parasphaerochaeta coccoides DSM 17374, a single genomic window includes:
- a CDS encoding ABC transporter ATP-binding protein: protein MTPGRFKPGTIKRLLSYMGQYKVRLTVVTVCILITAGTSALSALFLQVLVDDHILPLLGQVNPSYAAMFRAILVMGAIYLGGALSAFISNRTMVTIEQGTLKKIRDDMFSHMQKLPVKYFDTHVHGDVMSRYTNDADSLRQAISQSIPQMFSSLISVIAAFVSMLYLSIVLSGFVILFTVGLMLTVRMLVSKSRIHFIGQQQALGDVNGYIEEIINGQKVVKVFCHEQKVKEAFDHKNDQLCSSATKAGIYGNITMPVIGSMGYLLYVLIAIVGGAGGIAGIPNLTIQGMGLLSMGTIISFLTLSRSFVNPIGQISMQFNMVIMALAGASRIFDLLDEPIESDSGYVTLVNARIHEDGSIEECTERTGFWAWKHPHKDGTITYAQQRGDIRFLDVNFGYVPGELVLKDISLYAKPGQKVAFVGATGAGKTTVTNLINRFYDVEDGKIRYDGITIKKIRKADLRRSLGMVLQDVNLFTGTVMDNIRYGKLDATDDECIEAARLANADSFIRMLPDGYQTMLKGDGSGLSQGQRQLISIARAAVANPPLMILDEATSSIDTRTESLVQKGMDALMKGRTVFVIAHRLSTVQDSNVIMVMDKGRIIERGTHEQLIDMKGKYWQLYTGALELE, encoded by the coding sequence ATGACCCCAGGTCGTTTCAAGCCGGGGACTATCAAGCGTCTTCTTTCCTACATGGGGCAATACAAGGTGCGTCTGACGGTCGTGACCGTGTGCATCCTTATCACTGCCGGAACCAGTGCGCTTTCTGCCCTGTTCCTTCAAGTCTTGGTTGATGACCATATCCTGCCGTTGCTCGGACAGGTGAACCCTTCCTATGCCGCCATGTTCCGGGCCATCCTGGTAATGGGAGCCATCTATCTGGGTGGTGCGCTTTCCGCATTCATCTCCAACCGAACCATGGTGACTATTGAGCAGGGGACGCTCAAGAAAATCAGGGACGACATGTTCTCCCACATGCAGAAACTGCCCGTAAAGTATTTTGATACCCATGTCCATGGGGATGTGATGAGCCGCTACACCAATGATGCTGATTCCCTGAGACAGGCAATCTCCCAGAGCATCCCCCAGATGTTCTCCTCACTTATTTCGGTCATTGCGGCTTTCGTGTCGATGCTCTACCTGAGCATTGTCCTGTCCGGTTTCGTCATCCTGTTCACCGTCGGTCTCATGCTCACTGTGCGTATGTTGGTCAGCAAGAGCCGTATCCACTTCATAGGCCAGCAGCAGGCATTGGGAGACGTGAACGGCTATATTGAGGAAATCATCAATGGCCAGAAGGTGGTTAAGGTCTTCTGTCATGAACAGAAAGTCAAGGAAGCCTTTGACCATAAGAATGACCAGCTCTGCTCCAGCGCGACCAAGGCGGGTATCTACGGCAACATCACCATGCCGGTAATCGGAAGCATGGGTTATCTGCTCTATGTACTTATAGCTATCGTCGGCGGCGCGGGAGGGATAGCGGGAATCCCGAACCTGACCATCCAGGGAATGGGACTCTTGAGCATGGGGACAATCATTTCCTTCCTCACGCTGTCCCGAAGTTTCGTCAATCCCATTGGTCAGATATCCATGCAGTTCAACATGGTGATCATGGCTCTTGCGGGCGCGTCACGCATCTTTGATTTACTCGATGAGCCGATTGAGTCAGATAGCGGGTACGTAACACTGGTCAATGCGCGGATTCATGAGGATGGCAGCATTGAGGAATGCACGGAACGTACTGGTTTTTGGGCGTGGAAGCATCCTCACAAGGACGGTACGATTACCTATGCGCAGCAGCGGGGTGACATCAGGTTCCTTGATGTGAACTTCGGGTATGTACCCGGAGAGCTGGTGCTCAAGGACATTTCCCTGTACGCCAAGCCGGGGCAGAAGGTTGCTTTTGTCGGTGCCACGGGGGCGGGCAAGACTACGGTCACCAACCTGATTAACCGTTTCTATGACGTAGAGGATGGCAAGATTCGGTATGACGGCATCACTATCAAGAAGATCCGCAAGGCCGACTTGAGGCGGAGCCTGGGCATGGTGCTACAGGACGTGAATCTTTTCACGGGCACGGTAATGGACAATATCCGCTACGGGAAACTCGACGCGACTGATGATGAATGCATTGAGGCGGCCAGGCTGGCCAATGCGGACAGCTTCATCAGGATGTTGCCCGATGGCTACCAGACTATGTTGAAGGGCGATGGCAGCGGTCTTTCACAAGGTCAGCGGCAGTTGATTTCCATTGCCCGTGCCGCTGTTGCCAATCCTCCGCTGATGATTTTGGATGAGGCCACCAGTTCCATTGATACCCGTACCGAGTCTCTGGTTCAGAAGGGAATGGATGCTCTGATGAAGGGTCGGACTGTCTTTGTCATTGCGCATCGGCTTTCGACAGTCCAGGATTCCAATGTAATCATGGTGATGGATAAAGGCAGGATCATCGAGCGGGGAACCCACGAGCAGCTCATTGACATGAAGGGCAAGTACTGGCAGCTCTACACCGGAGCCTTGGAGCTGGAGTAG
- a CDS encoding fimbrillin family protein, producing MRKNGIVLASLLMVLFVFASCNGNLCVSHANDVRFTTEIIGRKATADSGWSIGDEVGIYMVKAGGDVATVAATDRDNVQYVADTAGINFSGFSPVNASNPLKWDDISTPAITYFDFIAYYPYESPIADTTALPINVYPGSGEQDTGKADFLWGKKAGVQNNTSTVCLTLSHALSRLVVNVIPSTTVDKDAINGGTLVATVTGLNTQATINLDTGDVTPVIPSDIDIVMKDISGTLTDAERTAGNRRFEAVLIPVDNTFALDNVSLEFTLTDGSGTHTYTWAATSVATSDQGKIHFDAGKQHVYNMTLNTKTDEVAIAEIRIGIVDWDTGSGVNGAAEKAYSLTFGDNGATRGSAPGRMHAHGGSQVTLPGSGTLERDSHDFYGWNTLPDGNGSHYAASESFTMPADDVTLYAQWKVMVKVKSVSAGGFHTLILKMDGTLWATGNNEYGQLGVGTSGTVNSKSTPVQVMTDVAAVSAGWSHTMILKNDGTLWATGRNKVGQLGVGDNTNRSTPVQVSSMGSDVAAVSTGESYTMIVKKDGTLWATGQNTAGQLGDGTTDDRNKPVQVKGLNGVGFMTDVEDVFAGGFHTMILKKNGTLWATGFNYFGQLCDGTTTIRTTPVQVQDSSGVGFMTDVATVSAGWAHTMILKKDGTLWAIGKNEQGQLGVSDKINRSTPAQVSSNVASVSAGESYTMILKKDGTLWATGSNDSGRLGVGDNNDRSSPMQVSSMGSDVAAVSAGFHTMILKKNGTLWATGYNFLGQLGLGDSGSGTDRSTPEQVVF from the coding sequence GTGAGAAAGAATGGTATTGTGCTTGCAAGTCTCCTCATGGTGCTTTTCGTCTTTGCTTCATGCAACGGCAACCTATGTGTCTCACACGCCAACGACGTGCGCTTCACCACGGAGATAATAGGACGCAAGGCCACCGCTGACTCCGGCTGGAGTATCGGGGATGAAGTCGGCATCTACATGGTTAAGGCCGGTGGGGACGTGGCTACTGTCGCCGCGACCGACCGTGACAATGTGCAGTACGTGGCAGATACGGCGGGCATCAACTTCTCCGGCTTCTCCCCTGTTAACGCCTCCAACCCCTTGAAATGGGATGACATCTCCACCCCTGCCATCACATACTTTGATTTCATCGCCTACTATCCTTACGAGTCTCCCATCGCTGATACCACAGCTCTACCCATAAACGTCTATCCGGGTTCCGGGGAACAGGATACCGGAAAGGCTGACTTCCTGTGGGGGAAGAAGGCCGGTGTCCAGAACAATACATCGACGGTCTGCCTGACGCTCAGTCATGCCCTCTCCCGCCTTGTCGTCAATGTCATTCCAAGTACCACCGTTGATAAGGATGCCATCAACGGTGGTACGCTTGTCGCCACGGTCACGGGCTTGAACACTCAGGCAACAATCAATCTGGATACCGGAGATGTGACCCCTGTAATCCCCAGCGACATTGATATCGTCATGAAGGACATCTCCGGCACGCTCACGGATGCGGAAAGAACCGCAGGGAACCGCCGTTTTGAGGCTGTACTGATACCTGTGGACAACACGTTTGCCCTGGATAACGTGAGCCTGGAGTTTACCCTGACTGATGGTAGTGGTACTCATACATACACGTGGGCAGCAACTTCCGTAGCGACCTCTGACCAAGGCAAGATTCACTTTGACGCGGGAAAGCAGCATGTCTACAACATGACGCTCAATACGAAGACGGATGAAGTCGCCATCGCGGAGATTCGCATAGGGATAGTGGACTGGGACACCGGAAGCGGGGTGAACGGGGCAGCGGAAAAGGCATACAGCCTCACCTTTGGGGACAACGGAGCCACGAGAGGCAGTGCTCCGGGACGGATGCATGCTCATGGGGGAAGCCAGGTCACACTGCCGGGTTCCGGAACATTGGAGAGGGACAGCCATGATTTCTACGGATGGAATACTCTGCCTGATGGCAACGGAAGCCATTATGCCGCCAGTGAGTCCTTCACCATGCCCGCCGATGACGTGACGTTATATGCACAGTGGAAGGTGATGGTGAAGGTCAAGTCAGTCTCCGCTGGAGGTTTTCACACGTTAATTCTGAAGATGGACGGGACGCTCTGGGCAACAGGAAACAACGAATATGGTCAACTGGGTGTCGGCACTTCAGGTACCGTGAACAGCAAAAGCACGCCAGTGCAGGTCATGACTGATGTCGCGGCTGTCTCCGCCGGATGGTCCCATACGATGATCCTGAAGAATGATGGCACGCTCTGGGCGACTGGACGCAACAAAGTGGGTCAACTGGGTGTCGGTGATAATACCAACAGAAGCACGCCCGTGCAGGTTTCGTCCATGGGTTCTGATGTCGCGGCTGTCTCCACCGGAGAGTCCTATACGATGATTGTGAAAAAGGACGGCACACTCTGGGCGACTGGACAAAATACTGCCGGTCAACTGGGTGACGGCACTACGGATGACAGAAACAAGCCTGTGCAAGTCAAGGGTTTGAATGGGGTCGGGTTCATGACTGATGTCGAGGATGTCTTCGCCGGAGGGTTCCATACGATGATTCTGAAGAAGAACGGGACGCTCTGGGCGACTGGATTCAACTATTTTGGTCAACTGTGCGACGGCACTACGACCATCAGAACTACTCCCGTGCAGGTCCAGGATTCTAGTGGGGTCGGGTTCATGACTGATGTCGCGACTGTCTCCGCCGGATGGGCCCATACGATGATCCTTAAGAAGGACGGCACGCTCTGGGCGATTGGAAAGAACGAGCAGGGCCAACTGGGTGTCAGCGATAAGATAAACAGAAGCACGCCCGCGCAGGTCAGCTCCAATGTTGCGTCAGTCTCCGCCGGAGAGTCCTATACGATGATTCTGAAGAAGGACGGCACGCTCTGGGCGACTGGATCAAACGATTCGGGTCGACTTGGTGTCGGTGATAATAACGACAGAAGCTCGCCCATGCAGGTTTCGTCCATGGGGTCTGATGTCGCGGCTGTCTCCGCCGGGTTCCATACGATGATTCTGAAGAAGAACGGCACGCTCTGGGCGACTGGATACAACTTTTTGGGTCAACTGGGTCTGGGTGACAGCGGTTCCGGAACCGATAGAAGCACGCCCGAACAGGTAGTTTTCTGA
- a CDS encoding iron-containing alcohol dehydrogenase, translating into MKRNFVYYTPTKIIFGKGAETQVASLVKEQACKKILIHYGGNSARKSGLLDRIQATLEAERIAYVTLGGVVPNPLLSLVYEGIELCRKEGVDFILAVGGGSVIDSAKAIGYGVANGGDVWDFFDGRRNATMCLPIGTVLTIAAAGSEMSSSCVITKEDGGFKRGYNNDACRPKFSIMNPELTMSLPDYQTACGCTDIMMHTMERYFNQSDNYDLTDGISEALLRVVMKNARILRDKPDDYDARAEVMWAGSLSHNDLTGCGTGGGDWTTHRLEHEIGGMFDVAHGAGLAALWGTWARYVYTAAPGRFVTFAVNVMGVPATGTDKEIAVKGIEAMEEFYRFIKMPTSMTELGISPTDAQIEEMAEKCSAIFPDGLGAVMSLKKDDMIKIYRAAR; encoded by the coding sequence ATGAAACGGAATTTTGTTTACTATACACCGACGAAAATCATCTTTGGGAAGGGCGCGGAGACTCAGGTCGCCTCCCTTGTGAAAGAACAGGCTTGCAAGAAAATCCTCATCCATTATGGTGGAAACAGCGCCAGGAAATCCGGCCTTCTGGACAGGATACAAGCAACATTGGAAGCGGAGCGCATAGCATATGTAACCCTTGGCGGCGTTGTTCCTAATCCCCTTCTCTCCCTTGTCTACGAAGGGATTGAGCTATGCAGGAAAGAGGGAGTTGATTTCATCCTTGCCGTAGGAGGAGGAAGCGTCATTGACTCCGCAAAGGCAATAGGGTATGGAGTCGCCAATGGCGGCGATGTCTGGGATTTCTTTGACGGACGCAGGAATGCCACAATGTGCCTGCCTATCGGAACAGTCCTGACCATTGCCGCGGCAGGCAGCGAGATGAGCAGTTCCTGTGTCATCACCAAGGAAGATGGTGGTTTCAAGCGTGGATACAACAACGATGCATGCCGACCGAAATTCTCCATCATGAATCCTGAACTGACCATGAGCCTGCCTGACTACCAGACGGCATGCGGTTGCACAGACATCATGATGCATACCATGGAAAGATACTTCAACCAGAGCGACAACTACGACCTTACTGATGGCATCAGCGAAGCATTGCTCAGGGTAGTGATGAAAAATGCCCGGATACTCAGGGACAAGCCGGACGACTATGACGCCAGGGCGGAAGTCATGTGGGCGGGAAGCCTTTCCCACAATGACCTGACCGGATGCGGAACCGGCGGCGGCGACTGGACCACCCACAGGCTGGAACATGAGATAGGCGGCATGTTCGATGTTGCTCATGGCGCAGGTCTTGCCGCGCTGTGGGGAACATGGGCACGCTATGTGTACACGGCTGCTCCAGGGCGTTTTGTCACGTTCGCCGTGAATGTCATGGGCGTTCCGGCAACCGGTACTGACAAGGAAATAGCCGTGAAAGGAATTGAGGCCATGGAGGAGTTTTACCGCTTCATCAAAATGCCCACATCAATGACTGAGCTGGGAATTTCTCCCACTGATGCCCAGATTGAGGAAATGGCCGAGAAATGCAGTGCTATCTTCCCTGATGGCCTCGGTGCTGTCATGTCCTTGAAAAAGGATGACATGATTAAAATATATAGAGCGGCACGGTAA
- a CDS encoding MarR family winged helix-turn-helix transcriptional regulator, whose product MNQRKVIRCLRGLNCMVRRYTHSFAGRREVERLTGNNGWIIGYLADNDGIDIYQKTIEEHFMIARSTTSRILSSLEADGFIIRRSVDSDARLKKIELTDKSRAIREMMYMDIDSLERALLEGFSGRETYELVGYLDRMMENITRAHEQMQI is encoded by the coding sequence ATGAACCAGCGCAAAGTCATCCGTTGCCTACGTGGTTTGAACTGCATGGTCAGGCGATACACGCATTCGTTTGCCGGCAGACGTGAGGTAGAACGTCTCACCGGAAACAACGGATGGATTATCGGATATCTGGCGGACAACGATGGCATTGATATTTACCAGAAGACCATTGAAGAACATTTCATGATTGCCAGATCCACGACATCCCGTATCCTCAGCTCCCTTGAAGCCGACGGTTTCATCATCCGCAGGAGCGTTGATTCGGATGCCCGCCTGAAAAAGATAGAACTTACGGACAAGTCCCGCGCCATACGTGAAATGATGTACATGGACATTGACAGCCTTGAGCGGGCTTTGCTTGAAGGCTTCTCCGGACGGGAGACATATGAGCTTGTCGGGTATCTTGACAGGATGATGGAGAACATCACCCGTGCCCATGAACAGATGCAGATATGA
- a CDS encoding fimbrillin family protein, which yields MRKNGIVLASLLMVLFVFASCNGNLCVSHANDVRFTTEIGRKAAADSGWSIGDAVGIYMVEAGGDVDTVAATDRDNVKYVADTASINFSAFSPVDASNPLKWDDISTPAITEFDFIAYYPYVSPISDTTALSINVYPGSGEQDTGKADFLWGKKAGVQNNTSTVSLTLSHALSRLVVNVGPSTTVDKDAINGGTLVATVTGMNTQATIDLNSGDVTPVIPSDIDIVMKDISDTLTAAERTAGNRRFEAVLIPVDNTFALDNVSLEFVLTGGAGDGTYTWAATSVATSDQGKIHFDAGKQHIYNMTLNTDTHEVAVAEILIGIVDWNTRGEVNGAAEKAYSLTFEDNGATRGNAPGRMYAHGGSLVTLPGSGTLERDSHEFSGWNTLPDGNGSHYAASESLTMPADDVTLYAQWMVKVKSVSAGDDHTMILKTDGTLWATGSNYYGQLGVDDITTISTPVQVKDSSGVGFMTDVAAVSAGSHHTMILKKDGTLWATGENKAGQLGVGDNTDRSTPVQVSSMGSDVAAVSAGGRHTMILKKDGTLWATENKTPVQVKGFGGVGFMTDVAAVSAGYDHTMILKKDGTLWGIGQNYNGQLGDGTSGLGNSTSTPVQVKDDTDGSGFMTDVATVSTGFFHTMILKKDGTLWVTGSNSHGQLGDGTTDSRVIPVQVKDDTDISGFMTDVAAVSAGLYYTMILKKDGTLWATGRNNLGQLGLGNKTDSEIPVKVASMGTDVEAVFAGCKHTLIQKKDGSLWATGFNTNGQLGVSDNTNRSTPEQVVF from the coding sequence GTGAGAAAGAACGGTATTGTGCTTGCAAGTCTCCTCATGGTGCTTTTCGTCTTTGCTTCATGCAACGGCAACCTATGTGTTTCACACGCCAACGACGTGCGCTTCACCACGGAGATAGGACGCAAGGCCGCCGCTGACTCCGGCTGGAGTATCGGGGACGCGGTCGGCATCTACATGGTGGAGGCCGGTGGGGACGTGGATACTGTCGCCGCGACCGACCGTGACAATGTGAAGTATGTGGCAGATACGGCGAGCATCAACTTCTCCGCCTTCTCCCCTGTTGACGCCTCCAACCCCTTGAAGTGGGATGACATCTCCACCCCTGCTATCACAGAGTTTGATTTCATCGCCTACTATCCTTACGTGTCTCCCATCTCTGATACCACTGCTCTATCCATAAACGTCTATCCGGGTTCCGGGGAACAGGACACCGGAAAGGCTGACTTCCTATGGGGGAAGAAGGCTGGTGTCCAGAACAACACCTCGACAGTCAGCCTGACGCTCAGTCATGCCCTCTCTCGCCTTGTTGTCAACGTTGGGCCAAGTACCACCGTTGATAAGGATGCCATCAACGGTGGTACGCTTGTCGCCACTGTCACGGGCATGAACACGCAGGCAACAATCGACCTTAACAGCGGAGATGTGACCCCTGTAATCCCCAGCGACATTGATATCGTCATGAAGGACATTTCCGACACCCTTACGGCTGCGGAAAGAACCGCAGGGAACCGCCGTTTTGAGGCTGTACTGATACCTGTGGACAACACTTTTGCCCTGGATAACGTGAGCCTGGAGTTTGTCCTGACCGGTGGTGCTGGCGATGGTACATACACATGGGCAGCAACTTCCGTAGCGACCTCTGACCAAGGCAAGATTCACTTTGACGCAGGCAAGCAGCATATCTACAACATGACGCTCAATACGGATACTCATGAAGTCGCCGTCGCGGAGATTCTCATAGGGATAGTGGACTGGAACACCAGAGGCGAGGTGAACGGGGCAGCGGAAAAGGCATATAGCCTCACCTTTGAGGACAACGGAGCCACGAGAGGCAATGCTCCGGGACGGATGTATGCTCATGGGGGAAGCCTGGTCACACTGCCAGGTTCCGGAACATTGGAGAGGGACAGCCATGAGTTCTCCGGATGGAATACTCTGCCTGATGGCAACGGAAGCCACTATGCCGCCAGTGAGTCCCTCACCATGCCCGCTGATGACGTGACGTTGTATGCACAGTGGATGGTGAAGGTCAAGTCAGTCTCCGCTGGAGATGATCACACAATGATTCTGAAGACTGATGGTACTCTCTGGGCGACTGGATCCAACTATTACGGTCAACTGGGGGTCGATGATATTACCACCATAAGCACGCCCGTGCAGGTCAAGGATTCTAGTGGGGTCGGGTTCATGACTGATGTCGCGGCTGTCTCCGCCGGAAGTCATCACACGATGATTCTGAAGAAGGATGGCACGCTCTGGGCGACTGGAGAGAACAAAGCTGGTCAACTGGGGGTCGGTGATAATACCGACAGAAGCACGCCCGTGCAGGTTTCGTCCATGGGTTCTGATGTCGCGGCTGTCTCCGCCGGAGGCAGGCACACGATGATCCTGAAGAAGGATGGCACGCTCTGGGCGACTGAAAATAAGACTCCCGTGCAGGTCAAGGGGTTTGGTGGGGTCGGGTTCATGACTGATGTCGCGGCCGTCTCCGCCGGATACGATCACACAATGATTCTGAAGAAGGATGGCACGCTCTGGGGGATAGGACAAAATTATAATGGCCAACTGGGTGATGGCACTTCGGGTTTAGGGAACAGCACAAGCACGCCTGTGCAGGTCAAGGATGATACCGATGGTTCCGGGTTCATGACTGATGTCGCGACTGTCTCTACCGGATTCTTCCATACAATGATTTTGAAGAAGGACGGCACGCTTTGGGTGACTGGATCCAACAGCCATGGTCAACTGGGTGACGGCACTACGGATAGCAGAGTCATACCTGTGCAGGTCAAGGATGATACCGATATTTCCGGGTTCATGACTGACGTCGCAGCTGTCTCTGCCGGACTGTATTACACGATGATCCTGAAGAAGGACGGTACGCTCTGGGCGACTGGACGAAACAATTTGGGTCAACTGGGTCTCGGCAATAAGACCGACAGTGAGATTCCCGTGAAGGTCGCATCCATGGGAACTGATGTCGAGGCTGTCTTCGCCGGATGCAAGCACACGTTGATCCAGAAGAAGGACGGATCGCTCTGGGCGACTGGATTTAATACTAACGGCCAACTGGGTGTCAGTGATAATACCAACAGAAGCACGCCCGAACAGGTAGTTTTCTGA
- a CDS encoding ABC transporter ATP-binding protein, whose amino-acid sequence MVRKLFASIREYKKPGLMAPLYVIIESILEILIPTLMALLIDNGIAKSNMNEVLRVGIVLVVFSLFALFFGVRAGTNAAVAASGFARNLRKDMFYNVQTFSFSNIDKFSTSSIITRLTTDVTNVQMAYQMVIRLAVRSPFMIIFAMIFSFRIDSSMSMIFLGAIPVLGIGLWFIMSSVHPIFAKVFGYYDLLNSAVEENLHGMRVVKSYNREKFEEKKFTGISQLIFQGFTRAGKRLSFVAPLMQICLYTSMLLLSWFGAKEIIASGNNAAIGLSTGELASMITYAMQILMSLMMLSMVVVMITISRASIERIAALLSENSDLTNPENPVCEVPDGSVVFDHVTFSYSRTADKPVLDDVSVAIAAGQVVGIIGGTGSSKSSFVQLIPRLYDVISGSVRVGGVDVRDYEVDVLRNQVAMVLQKNVLFSGTIKENLRWGNENATDDEMRHAAQLAQADEFISGFPDGYDTYIEQGGSNVSGGQRQRLCIARALLKNPKVLILDDSTSAVDMATDSKIREAMRTHIPGTTKIIIAQRVASVQDADMIIVLDDGRISAVGTHEQLLESSSIYCEVYHSQTKGSILHE is encoded by the coding sequence ATGGTCAGAAAACTGTTTGCCAGCATTCGTGAATACAAGAAACCAGGTCTCATGGCGCCTCTGTACGTCATCATCGAATCAATCTTGGAAATACTCATCCCGACACTCATGGCCTTGCTGATTGACAACGGCATAGCAAAGAGCAACATGAACGAAGTGCTGCGGGTAGGAATCGTGCTGGTCGTCTTTTCCCTTTTTGCACTGTTCTTCGGCGTGCGGGCGGGAACCAATGCGGCTGTGGCGGCCTCCGGCTTTGCCAGGAACCTGCGCAAGGATATGTTCTACAACGTCCAGACTTTCTCTTTCTCAAATATCGACAAGTTCTCGACATCGAGCATCATCACCCGGCTGACAACCGATGTGACCAATGTCCAGATGGCCTATCAGATGGTCATTCGTCTGGCTGTGCGTTCCCCTTTCATGATTATCTTTGCCATGATTTTCTCATTCCGGATCGATAGCAGTATGTCCATGATTTTCCTGGGAGCCATCCCGGTTCTGGGAATAGGCTTGTGGTTCATCATGAGCAGTGTTCATCCGATTTTTGCCAAGGTCTTCGGCTACTATGACCTCTTGAACAGCGCGGTGGAGGAGAATCTTCACGGCATGAGGGTGGTCAAGTCATACAACCGCGAGAAGTTCGAGGAAAAGAAGTTCACCGGCATCTCCCAGTTAATCTTCCAAGGTTTCACCCGTGCGGGGAAACGGCTTTCATTTGTCGCGCCGCTGATGCAGATATGTCTCTACACCAGCATGTTGCTCCTTTCATGGTTCGGCGCCAAAGAAATCATAGCCAGCGGGAACAATGCGGCCATTGGACTGTCCACCGGAGAGTTGGCCAGCATGATTACCTATGCCATGCAGATACTGATGAGCCTCATGATGCTTTCCATGGTAGTTGTGATGATTACTATTTCCCGTGCCTCAATTGAACGAATAGCAGCTCTCCTTTCTGAAAACAGCGATCTGACGAATCCTGAAAATCCGGTTTGTGAGGTTCCTGATGGTTCTGTTGTGTTCGACCATGTGACATTCTCATACTCCCGTACGGCGGACAAGCCCGTGCTGGATGATGTCTCGGTCGCGATAGCGGCTGGCCAGGTGGTAGGCATTATCGGCGGGACAGGTTCTTCAAAGTCCAGCTTCGTCCAGCTCATTCCCCGTCTCTATGATGTCATCTCCGGTTCCGTGCGGGTAGGCGGCGTGGATGTGAGGGACTATGAGGTAGATGTCCTGCGCAACCAGGTGGCCATGGTACTCCAGAAGAATGTGCTGTTCTCAGGAACCATCAAGGAGAATCTCAGGTGGGGCAATGAGAACGCCACTGACGATGAAATGCGTCATGCCGCTCAGCTTGCCCAGGCTGATGAGTTCATAAGCGGGTTTCCTGACGGCTACGATACCTACATTGAGCAGGGCGGGAGCAATGTGTCAGGTGGACAACGGCAGCGGCTGTGCATAGCCCGCGCCCTGCTGAAGAATCCGAAGGTTCTGATACTGGATGATTCCACCAGCGCGGTGGATATGGCGACGGACTCAAAGATACGGGAAGCCATGCGTACCCATATCCCCGGTACGACCAAGATTATCATTGCCCAGCGGGTCGCCTCTGTCCAGGATGCCGATATGATCATTGTACTGGATGATGGCCGGATATCAGCAGTCGGGACGCATGAACAGTTGCTTGAATCCAGTTCAATCTATTGTGAAGTCTATCATTCGCAGACAAAGGGGAGCATCCTCCATGAGTAA